Proteins from a genomic interval of Campylobacter concisus:
- a CDS encoding pilus assembly protein PilZ, with protein MDFKGRQELVINCEDSILKLRDKFIDDGIKFCRQLTFIVPHDQIKICLKNIFDILLIQKPNATQLQDDLNILIPKSNARDELINFLLLNLTLNFSHSCDNSTFVGYFVNAVSRIKEILCGAKDQQETNVKEMIETGTFFYEDPINTFTRMKKAKVRPELLNLYDGLNIKYEAEILEVKEDSVVFRVDMMQILAMKQDGKGFILPNSFFSKPLCADIVNYNIVNKGVTLSNFLRNTTMYAYKRKFQRILPNRFTKTIIKGKQDKIEGSLYDVSEGGISVLSSQSANFKDNEELEVNFDLLMSEKMVKRVSLRLKLVTEITYKGYIRYCMKLIDDDETIKDFTQKRIKETLDELRSRINLYE; from the coding sequence ATGGATTTTAAAGGCAGGCAAGAGCTTGTAATAAATTGTGAAGACAGCATACTTAAATTAAGAGATAAATTTATCGATGACGGTATCAAATTTTGTAGGCAGCTAACATTTATCGTGCCGCACGATCAGATAAAAATTTGTCTTAAAAACATCTTTGATATACTGCTTATTCAAAAGCCAAATGCTACGCAGCTACAAGATGATTTAAATATTCTAATACCAAAATCAAACGCAAGAGACGAATTAATAAATTTCCTGCTTTTAAATTTGACTTTAAATTTTAGTCACTCTTGCGACAATAGCACCTTCGTAGGTTATTTCGTAAATGCCGTTTCAAGAATCAAAGAAATTTTATGTGGTGCCAAAGACCAGCAAGAAACAAATGTAAAAGAAATGATTGAAACCGGAACATTTTTTTATGAAGATCCAATCAATACATTCACTCGCATGAAAAAAGCCAAGGTAAGGCCTGAGCTTTTAAATTTATATGATGGATTAAATATAAAATATGAGGCTGAAATTTTAGAAGTTAAAGAAGATAGTGTCGTTTTTCGCGTGGATATGATGCAAATTTTAGCTATGAAACAAGACGGCAAAGGTTTTATTTTGCCAAATAGCTTTTTCTCAAAGCCATTATGTGCTGATATTGTTAATTACAATATAGTCAATAAAGGCGTCACTCTTTCAAATTTCTTACGAAATACGACGATGTACGCATATAAAAGAAAATTCCAACGTATCTTGCCAAATCGTTTCACCAAAACTATCATCAAAGGCAAGCAAGACAAGATCGAAGGTAGCCTTTATGATGTTTCCGAAGGCGGCATAAGTGTATTAAGTTCACAATCTGCAAATTTTAAAGATAACGAAGAATTAGAAGTCAATTTTGATCTCTTGATGTCTGAAAAAATGGTAAAAAGAGTTTCTTTAAGGCTAAAATTAGTTACTGAAATAACCTATAAAGGTTACATTAGATACTGCATGAAGCTTATTGATGATGATGAAACTATAAAAGATTTTACGCAAAAGCGCATAAAAGAGACGCTTGACGAGCTTCGCTCACGTATAAATTTATACGAATAA
- a CDS encoding peroxiredoxin — MLVTKKAPDFTAAAVLGNNQIVNDFNLYKNIGEKGAVVFFYPMDFTFVCPSEIIAFDKRYDEFKSRGIEVIAVSCDNQFSHFAWKETPVNKGGIGKVRFPIVADMTKSISRGFDVLLEDAGVALRGSFLLDKDGTVRHAVINDLPLGRNIDEMIRMVDTMLFTNEHGEVCPAGWNKGDAGMKPSTEGVADYLSHNEGKL; from the coding sequence ATGTTAGTAACAAAAAAAGCACCTGATTTTACAGCTGCAGCAGTTTTAGGAAACAATCAAATTGTAAATGATTTTAATCTTTATAAAAATATTGGCGAAAAAGGCGCGGTTGTATTTTTCTATCCAATGGATTTTACTTTTGTTTGTCCAAGCGAGATTATCGCATTTGATAAAAGATATGACGAGTTTAAGTCACGTGGTATCGAAGTTATCGCAGTTTCATGCGACAACCAATTTTCACATTTTGCATGGAAAGAGACTCCGGTAAACAAAGGCGGTATTGGTAAAGTTCGCTTCCCTATCGTAGCTGATATGACAAAATCAATCTCTCGCGGATTTGACGTACTTCTAGAAGATGCTGGTGTGGCACTTCGTGGCTCATTCTTACTAGACAAAGATGGCACTGTTCGCCATGCAGTTATCAATGATCTTCCACTTGGCAGAAACATCGATGAGATGATAAGAATGGTAGATACTATGCTATTTACAAATGAGCACGGCGAAGTTTGTCCAGCTGGCTGGAACAAAGGTGATGCTGGTATGAAACCAAGCACAGAAGGCGTTGCTGACTACCTTTCACACAACGAAGGCAAACTATAA